In a genomic window of Thermosynechococcus sp. CL-1:
- the asnB gene encoding asparagine synthase (glutamine-hydrolyzing): MCGLVGFLNAAFLGDWAATIRKMNGTLSHRGPDDEGVWIDEAAGIALGHRRLAILDLSPAGHQPMVSACGRYVLVFNGEIYNHLELRQELTALGAAPPWRGHSDTETLLAAFSHWGVTTALEKLVGMFALALWDRKTRTLTLARDRIGEKPLYYGWVNGALVFASELKAIRAYPAFANLINRDALALYFRYSWIPAPYSIYEHIWKLPAGTYLQWSAEALNPNIQGTPQAYWSLQTVIEKGLTHTFQGTEADAATELEYLLRQSLQGQLLADVPLGAFLSGGVDSSTVVALMQSLSSQPVKTFSIGFYEDAYNEAQYAKAVAQHLGTDHTEYYLTGQEARDVIPKLTHLYDEPFADSSQIPTHLVSMIARQEVTVALSGDGGDELFGGYNRYFLTPLIWSRVQAIPESGRWLLRNFLNLLTPTQWNQVMGGVNRFLPKHLRYTTVGDRLDKLRKLLTIDSRQAMYLSFLSQFDQPSRLVIGANEPASLATCPPEGFTKLSLEFYMMALDLLTCLPDDILVKVDRAAMGVSLETRIPFLDHRIVEFAWTLPLEMKIRQQQGKQVLRKLLYRYVPPPLIERPKMGFGIPLAQWLRSELRDWGATLLNPTRLQQEGYLHPDLVWQYWREHQTGKRNWARQLWEVLMFQSWLERCF; the protein is encoded by the coding sequence ATGTGTGGCCTAGTTGGTTTTCTTAACGCTGCCTTTTTAGGTGACTGGGCAGCAACTATCCGCAAGATGAATGGCACCCTTTCCCATCGCGGCCCTGATGATGAGGGAGTCTGGATAGATGAGGCGGCAGGTATCGCCCTAGGCCACCGTCGTCTAGCAATTCTTGATCTTTCCCCCGCAGGACATCAGCCGATGGTTTCTGCGTGTGGCCGTTATGTCCTCGTCTTTAATGGTGAAATTTACAACCACCTTGAACTGCGTCAGGAGTTAACAGCGCTTGGTGCAGCCCCCCCTTGGCGCGGACATTCCGATACCGAGACGCTACTGGCGGCTTTTAGCCATTGGGGCGTGACCACAGCCCTAGAAAAGCTAGTTGGCATGTTTGCCCTTGCCCTTTGGGATCGCAAGACTCGTACATTAACCCTAGCTAGGGATCGCATAGGTGAAAAGCCCCTCTACTACGGTTGGGTCAATGGAGCCTTGGTTTTTGCCTCAGAACTCAAAGCGATTCGGGCTTACCCAGCCTTTGCTAACTTGATTAATCGCGATGCCTTAGCGCTGTATTTCCGCTATAGCTGGATTCCGGCTCCCTACAGCATCTATGAACATATCTGGAAGTTACCAGCAGGTACCTATCTCCAGTGGTCTGCTGAAGCCCTCAACCCCAACATTCAAGGGACACCTCAAGCTTACTGGTCACTGCAAACCGTTATTGAAAAAGGGCTGACTCACACCTTTCAGGGGACAGAAGCAGATGCCGCTACTGAATTAGAGTATCTCCTGCGGCAGAGTTTGCAAGGGCAACTGTTGGCAGATGTTCCCCTAGGGGCTTTTCTATCGGGGGGAGTAGATTCTTCAACCGTTGTAGCCTTAATGCAAAGCCTTTCTTCCCAGCCCGTTAAAACATTTAGCATTGGCTTCTATGAAGATGCCTATAACGAAGCCCAATATGCTAAAGCAGTTGCCCAACACTTGGGTACTGATCACACTGAATATTACCTTACAGGTCAAGAGGCGCGGGATGTCATTCCCAAACTTACCCACCTTTACGACGAACCCTTTGCTGATTCCTCTCAAATCCCTACCCATCTTGTGTCAATGATTGCGCGCCAAGAGGTGACAGTTGCTCTTTCTGGAGATGGTGGTGATGAATTATTTGGGGGATACAACCGCTACTTTTTAACACCCCTAATATGGAGTCGAGTCCAAGCCATTCCTGAAAGCGGTCGTTGGCTCCTAAGAAATTTCCTGAATCTGCTTACCCCTACGCAATGGAATCAAGTGATGGGTGGGGTCAACCGCTTTTTGCCCAAACATTTACGATACACAACGGTCGGAGACAGACTCGACAAACTTAGGAAACTCTTAACCATAGACTCTCGTCAGGCAATGTACCTCTCCTTTTTATCGCAGTTCGATCAGCCCTCACGTTTAGTCATCGGTGCCAATGAACCCGCCTCATTAGCAACTTGCCCACCAGAGGGATTCACAAAACTATCCCTTGAGTTCTATATGATGGCACTTGATCTTTTGACATGTCTTCCCGATGATATCCTTGTCAAGGTCGATCGCGCCGCCATGGGAGTGAGTCTTGAGACCCGTATTCCTTTTCTAGATCATCGAATTGTTGAGTTTGCTTGGACACTCCCCCTTGAGATGAAAATCAGACAGCAGCAGGGCAAGCAGGTACTCCGTAAACTTTTGTATCGCTATGTCCCGCCGCCTTTGATTGAACGCCCTAAAATGGGGTTTGGTATTCCCCTAGCTCAGTGGTTGCGTTCTGAACTGCGAGATTGGGGAGCAACTTTATTGAACCCAACCCGTCTTCAGCAGGAGGGCTACCTACACCCTGACCTTGTTTGGCAATACTGGCGGGAGCATCAAACAGGAAAACGCAACTGGGCAAGACAACTATGGGAAGTATTAATGTTTCAGTCATGGTTAGAGCGCTGTTTCTGA
- a CDS encoding glycosyltransferase family 4 protein, producing MNVLFLTRYDRDGASSRYRFFQYINYLKERGFNCEILPLLNQQYLHHLYTGDYRKYIHALKGIFNRLIKLLRLNHYNLVILEKEIFPYMPFFIENYFIPNVPIVVDYDDAIFHQYDQHKNKIIKSLLSSKIASIMNSATLVTAGNNYIAEYARNTGARWVEVLPTVVDLSKYTFVQNKINAELSRLKIVWIGTPKTQKYLLHIASVLTRLSQIYKIQLIAIGTHNLHLPKTEVISVPWSEETEAQDIAQCDIGIMPLPDEPWERGKCGLKLIQYMACGLPVVASPVGANLDIVQHGVHGFLASTNEEWATALETLIQNADLRTRMGLAGRRRVEQHYALQVTAPKLAHLLESVVAKAQGVL from the coding sequence ATGAATGTTTTGTTTTTGACTAGATACGATCGCGATGGTGCTAGTAGCCGCTATCGTTTCTTTCAATACATTAATTACTTAAAAGAAAGAGGGTTTAATTGTGAAATACTGCCCTTACTGAATCAGCAATATCTTCACCACCTTTATACTGGAGATTATAGAAAATATATTCACGCCCTAAAAGGTATATTTAACCGCTTAATTAAGCTATTGAGACTTAATCACTACAACTTAGTTATTCTTGAAAAGGAAATATTTCCTTATATGCCTTTCTTTATCGAGAATTATTTCATTCCGAACGTCCCGATTGTTGTTGATTATGATGATGCCATTTTCCATCAATATGACCAGCACAAAAACAAAATTATCAAATCCTTACTCTCTAGTAAGATTGCCTCCATCATGAATTCAGCGACTTTAGTGACTGCTGGCAATAACTATATTGCTGAGTATGCCCGCAATACAGGTGCGAGATGGGTTGAGGTCTTACCTACTGTTGTTGATCTTTCTAAATATACCTTTGTTCAAAATAAAATTAACGCAGAGCTGTCTCGCCTCAAAATTGTCTGGATTGGTACACCTAAAACCCAAAAGTATTTACTTCATATTGCTTCAGTACTGACTCGTTTATCTCAAATTTATAAAATTCAGTTAATCGCGATCGGTACCCATAATCTTCACTTGCCAAAAACTGAAGTTATCTCTGTTCCATGGTCAGAAGAAACAGAAGCTCAAGACATTGCCCAGTGCGATATTGGCATTATGCCCCTTCCCGATGAGCCTTGGGAGCGCGGTAAGTGTGGCCTCAAATTGATTCAGTATATGGCTTGCGGGTTACCTGTTGTTGCTTCTCCTGTCGGAGCCAATCTTGATATTGTTCAGCATGGTGTCCATGGCTTTTTAGCTTCTACAAATGAAGAATGGGCAACTGCCCTTGAAACCTTAATTCAAAATGCTGACTTGCGCACTAGGATGGGTCTTGCAGGCCGTCGCCGAGTTGAGCAGCACTACGCTCTTCAAGTGACAGCACCCAAATTGGCGCATCTGCTAGAGTCTGTAGTAGCCAAAGCTCAAGGAGTCCTCTAA
- a CDS encoding glycosyltransferase gives MSTNVLYITYDGLLEPLGQSQVLRYLEKLSDSYTIYLISFEKARDWQNVLERQKIQEKVDAHQIHWIPLRYHKSPSALATTYDLFQGITVALFIAVTRRIKIVHARSYVPSVIALVLKKLLRTKFIFDMRGFWADERVDGGIWPVNSQLYHLAKWFEKQFLLNADHTVSLTEAAISEISKFEYLQNKKLNFSCIRTCTDLDIFSPENESVNNHKQTNNLVIGYIGSISNWYLFSDVLKFIYFLYSIDKDLVSKFIIVTRTDHQIVREIINQSKVNLLSIEITSSDYQGISDIIRQMNLGIFFRKPAYSNLACAPTRLGEFLACGIPCVTNDGVGDMTQIIEQEKVGVILRSFDESAMRKAAEEILELLQDEHLSQRCRAAAIKYFSLEEGVKDYQNIYQQLVNE, from the coding sequence ATGAGCACTAATGTACTCTACATTACCTATGATGGTTTGCTAGAGCCACTTGGCCAATCCCAAGTACTGCGCTACCTTGAAAAGCTAAGCGATAGTTACACTATCTACCTCATTAGTTTTGAGAAAGCTCGAGATTGGCAGAATGTTCTTGAGCGCCAGAAAATTCAGGAGAAAGTTGATGCGCATCAAATTCATTGGATTCCATTAAGGTATCACAAATCTCCCTCTGCTCTGGCGACAACCTATGACTTGTTTCAAGGAATTACAGTAGCTTTATTTATTGCTGTTACAAGAAGGATTAAAATAGTCCATGCTCGCAGCTATGTTCCTTCTGTAATTGCCTTAGTCCTCAAAAAGTTACTACGCACTAAATTTATTTTTGACATGCGTGGCTTTTGGGCAGATGAGCGAGTTGATGGGGGTATTTGGCCTGTAAATAGTCAACTTTATCACTTGGCAAAATGGTTTGAAAAGCAATTTTTGCTCAATGCAGATCATACTGTATCACTCACAGAAGCAGCCATTTCTGAAATCAGCAAGTTTGAATATTTGCAAAACAAAAAGCTAAATTTTTCCTGCATTAGAACCTGCACAGATTTAGATATTTTCTCGCCTGAAAATGAATCAGTAAATAATCATAAGCAAACGAATAATCTAGTAATTGGCTATATTGGCTCTATAAGTAATTGGTATTTATTCTCTGACGTACTTAAATTTATCTATTTTCTATACTCTATTGATAAAGACTTGGTCTCTAAATTTATCATTGTGACACGAACTGATCATCAAATAGTTCGTGAAATTATTAATCAAAGTAAAGTAAATTTGTTATCTATTGAAATTACTAGCTCTGACTATCAGGGTATTTCAGATATAATCAGGCAAATGAACTTAGGAATTTTTTTTAGGAAGCCAGCTTACTCTAATCTTGCTTGCGCCCCTACCAGATTGGGTGAATTTCTTGCCTGTGGCATCCCATGTGTAACTAATGATGGAGTTGGGGATATGACTCAGATCATTGAGCAAGAAAAAGTCGGGGTTATCTTAAGAAGTTTTGATGAATCCGCTATGCGTAAAGCCGCTGAAGAGATTTTAGAATTACTACAAGACGAACACTTGAGCCAACGATGTCGTGCAGCAGCCATTAAGTATTTCTCTCTTGAAGAAGGCGTAAAGGACTATCAAAATATTTATCAACAACTAGTAAATGAATAA
- a CDS encoding glycosyltransferase yields MVKKVSILLPDLRCGGVENVRLQLAREFIRRGYQVEFLLLVKQGELLQEAQSLCVVQSLNKHKISESVFKLVEYLKAKNPSVLLSAMWPLTVIAPFSKKLAQSNVRVVISEHCTLTNQYKDKGIVTNSQLRLSIMIGYRLADACIAVSQGVAQDMSQIAKIPLNKINVINNPGRLLIEPSKDELNVVDQMWGVPKKYRVLSIGNLKQEKNHALLLKAFAQLPFTDSRLMLVGKGHLEESLRVLAHQLGIGDRVIFAGFHPNPAVFYKTADLFVLSSDYEGFGNVIVEALYCGLPVISTDCPSGPREILADGKYGTLVPVGDVNALAKAMTAALMSSPEPEFLKQRAADFSVEKIAQQYLNVMFPHEH; encoded by the coding sequence ATGGTTAAGAAGGTATCAATACTTTTACCCGATTTACGATGTGGTGGAGTAGAGAATGTCCGTCTCCAGCTAGCTAGAGAATTTATAAGACGAGGTTATCAAGTTGAGTTCCTACTTCTTGTAAAACAAGGTGAGCTACTTCAGGAAGCTCAGTCTCTATGTGTAGTTCAATCCTTAAATAAACATAAAATATCTGAATCTGTCTTTAAGCTTGTTGAGTACTTAAAAGCTAAAAATCCATCTGTTCTCTTAAGCGCTATGTGGCCATTAACAGTAATTGCTCCCTTTTCTAAAAAATTAGCTCAGTCTAATGTAAGAGTGGTGATTTCTGAACACTGTACTCTAACCAATCAGTACAAAGATAAGGGCATAGTAACCAACTCACAGCTTCGTCTTTCAATAATGATTGGCTACCGTTTAGCAGATGCTTGTATTGCAGTGTCACAGGGTGTAGCTCAAGATATGTCTCAAATTGCAAAAATTCCACTTAATAAGATTAATGTTATCAACAATCCTGGACGCTTACTGATTGAGCCTAGTAAAGATGAGCTAAATGTAGTTGATCAGATGTGGGGAGTTCCTAAAAAATACAGAGTCCTAAGCATAGGCAATCTAAAACAAGAAAAAAATCACGCACTCCTCTTGAAAGCATTTGCCCAATTACCCTTTACAGATAGTCGCTTAATGCTAGTTGGTAAAGGTCATCTGGAAGAGAGTCTAAGAGTGTTAGCACATCAACTAGGCATTGGCGATCGCGTCATCTTTGCGGGCTTTCATCCCAATCCTGCTGTATTTTATAAAACGGCTGATCTATTTGTTCTCTCCTCTGACTATGAGGGATTTGGTAATGTCATCGTAGAAGCACTATACTGTGGGCTACCTGTTATCTCTACCGATTGTCCGAGTGGTCCGCGTGAGATTCTAGCTGATGGCAAATATGGTACGCTGGTTCCTGTCGGCGATGTCAATGCCTTAGCCAAAGCCATGACTGCAGCCCTAATGAGTTCACCAGAGCCTGAATTCCTAAAGCAACGAGCGGCTGACTTCTCTGTTGAAAAGATTGCCCAGCAGTATCTTAATGTAATGTTTCCCCATGAGCACTAA
- a CDS encoding glycosyltransferase family 2 protein, with translation MTMRISIAMATYNGEKYLQEQLDSFLNQTRLPDELVVSDDCSTDSTMQILHDFAKNAPFEVKIYQNEHNLGCARNFENALKLTSGDIIFLSDQDDIWFSEKIEFIINFAQQNTEYLLYMNDAEICLADGSSTKLTNLGQILSLGFSEKEFTYGCCMAIRRHLKYLASPIPKFHAHDTWLNRLSNILEVKKVIPSVLQLYRRHGENTSNGIASRIKKRKRLKIQAMPHIYRIRYVIKLLASGHYKYYSGWQSAIKDLFFTIN, from the coding sequence ATGACAATGCGTATCTCAATTGCAATGGCCACCTATAATGGCGAGAAGTATCTTCAGGAGCAGCTAGATAGCTTCCTAAATCAAACTCGCCTGCCAGATGAGTTAGTTGTTTCAGATGATTGCTCAACAGATAGTACAATGCAAATTCTACACGATTTTGCTAAGAATGCACCATTTGAAGTAAAAATATATCAAAATGAGCACAATCTAGGTTGTGCACGTAACTTTGAAAATGCGCTAAAACTAACTTCTGGGGATATTATATTTCTCAGTGATCAGGATGATATATGGTTTTCTGAAAAGATAGAATTCATTATCAACTTTGCTCAGCAAAATACTGAATATCTACTCTACATGAATGATGCTGAAATCTGTTTGGCAGATGGAAGTTCTACAAAATTAACTAACCTAGGGCAAATACTATCACTAGGTTTTTCAGAAAAAGAATTTACATATGGTTGCTGTATGGCTATTAGAAGGCATTTAAAATATCTTGCCTCGCCAATACCGAAATTTCACGCCCATGATACTTGGCTGAATAGATTATCTAATATATTAGAAGTTAAAAAAGTAATCCCCTCTGTTTTACAACTTTACAGACGGCATGGAGAAAATACCTCTAATGGGATAGCCAGTCGGATAAAAAAAAGGAAAAGGTTGAAAATTCAAGCAATGCCCCATATTTATAGGATAAGATATGTTATAAAATTACTAGCATCAGGACATTACAAGTATTATTCAGGTTGGCAAAGTGCTATAAAAGATTTGTTTTTTACAATTAATTAG
- a CDS encoding glycosyltransferase, giving the protein MSSQDKPLVTFAVFAYNQEQFIREAIEGAFSQTYEPLEIILSDDCSSDRTFEIMQEMVANYRGKHQVRARRNPHNTGTLDHLLIVAKEAKGQLLVVAAGDDVSLPHRTETLVNHWIKNPCHALCSGYNEIDDEGNLIAENKRLQYVEYRQSYYRNCLKPKRFENQKVRGIAGASAAYDIRIIQKLPLSNQNILIEDLFMSHIINLEGGSIEWIQVPLINHRINSLSISSFATKEMNYKYKFVSYRELIYMEKKLCFFNQALLKFYNYLFDFINYYGYPDSSQFIENVKANPYFRLISFQVRYGTLNFFQRIGQLFKISQLSEFKFSIARLFGIYPLCFLKSLASLIHKFS; this is encoded by the coding sequence ATGAGTAGCCAAGATAAGCCACTGGTCACTTTCGCCGTATTTGCTTATAACCAAGAGCAATTTATTCGCGAAGCGATTGAAGGCGCCTTTAGTCAGACCTATGAGCCATTAGAAATTATTCTTTCCGATGACTGCTCTAGCGATCGCACCTTTGAAATTATGCAGGAAATGGTTGCCAACTATCGTGGCAAACATCAAGTTAGAGCGCGGCGAAACCCCCATAACACTGGCACATTAGATCACTTATTGATAGTAGCAAAAGAAGCCAAAGGTCAACTATTAGTTGTTGCTGCTGGCGATGATGTTTCTTTACCTCACCGCACAGAAACTTTAGTTAATCACTGGATTAAAAACCCATGCCATGCCTTATGCTCTGGCTACAATGAAATTGATGATGAAGGTAACTTGATTGCTGAAAATAAAAGACTTCAATATGTAGAATATAGGCAATCTTATTATCGAAATTGCTTAAAGCCTAAGAGATTTGAAAATCAAAAGGTTAGAGGAATAGCTGGAGCTTCAGCAGCTTATGATATACGAATAATTCAAAAATTACCACTAAGTAACCAGAATATCCTAATTGAAGATTTATTTATGTCACATATTATTAATCTTGAAGGAGGAAGTATTGAATGGATACAAGTACCATTAATTAACCATAGAATTAACTCATTATCTATTTCTAGCTTCGCGACGAAAGAAATGAATTATAAATATAAATTTGTAAGTTATAGAGAACTCATCTATATGGAGAAAAAACTATGTTTTTTTAATCAAGCTCTTCTAAAATTCTACAATTACCTATTTGATTTCATTAATTACTATGGGTATCCAGATTCTAGTCAATTTATAGAGAATGTCAAAGCGAATCCATATTTTCGCTTAATATCTTTTCAAGTCAGATATGGAACACTCAATTTTTTTCAAAGAATCGGACAACTATTTAAGATTTCCCAACTCAGTGAATTCAAGTTCTCTATAGCTAGGTTATTTGGTATCTACCCTTTATGTTTTCTTAAAAGCCTAGCTTCATTGATCCACAAATTTAGTTAA
- a CDS encoding DegT/DnrJ/EryC1/StrS aminotransferase family protein, translating to MGALGDAGAITTNNPELSDRIRMLRNYGSRVKYVNEVQGVNSRLDPLQAAILRVKLQYLDEWNQRRQKLAQLYLTELQGTSVILPFVPPWAEPVWHLFVIRTPQRQTLQENLHAAGIGTPIHYPIPPHRQAAYANLDVSQKSFAIAERFAQEVLSLPISPHHSIEQLQTISQFIASLESPL from the coding sequence TTGGGTGCCCTTGGGGATGCGGGGGCTATAACGACCAATAACCCCGAGTTGAGCGATCGCATTCGTATGTTGCGGAACTATGGCTCACGGGTTAAGTATGTAAATGAAGTGCAAGGGGTCAACAGTCGCCTCGATCCTCTACAGGCCGCGATCCTACGGGTGAAATTGCAGTACCTCGATGAATGGAACCAGCGCCGCCAAAAACTAGCCCAACTCTACCTCACAGAACTGCAAGGGACTTCCGTAATACTCCCCTTTGTTCCCCCTTGGGCAGAGCCAGTGTGGCATCTCTTTGTGATTCGCACTCCCCAGCGCCAGACTCTTCAGGAAAACCTGCACGCCGCAGGCATTGGTACCCCAATTCACTACCCCATTCCCCCTCACCGTCAGGCCGCCTATGCCAATCTCGATGTCAGCCAAAAATCCTTCGCGATCGCGGAACGATTTGCCCAAGAAGTGCTAAGCTTACCGATAAGTCCTCACCACTCGATTGAGCAACTCCAAACTATTAGCCAGTTCATAGCTAGCCTTGAGTCCCCCCTATGA
- a CDS encoding glycosyltransferase produces the protein MTKIALLLPHLRCGGVEQVCIQLAKEFVNKGYSVEFLLLSSSGELLETASSISSVHSLEVSRFREVLLPLSRYISLHQPDVLLAGMWPLTCLAPLSKGISRSRTKVIISEHCTLENQYKDWGALTYAGLCLSTTIGYRLADQCIAVSQGVAQSMSQLAHFPVDRITVIYNPRPTFPEPTEGELENIEQLWNIPRGHRIVTVGTLKEQKNHALLLQAFAQLSFANSRLMLVGLGHIENNLRGCCRMELLPRQELGCPWGCGGYNDQ, from the coding sequence ATGACCAAGATTGCTTTGCTGTTACCACATCTACGTTGTGGCGGTGTTGAGCAAGTCTGTATTCAGCTGGCGAAAGAGTTTGTTAACAAAGGATACTCAGTTGAATTTTTGCTACTCTCATCAAGTGGGGAGCTGCTTGAAACAGCTTCTAGTATCAGCTCAGTCCACTCTCTAGAAGTTTCACGCTTTCGCGAAGTTTTGCTGCCTCTTTCCAGATATATCAGCTTGCATCAACCAGACGTTTTGTTGGCAGGTATGTGGCCGCTAACCTGTCTTGCTCCCCTTAGCAAAGGAATTTCACGCTCTCGCACCAAGGTTATTATTTCCGAACACTGTACCTTAGAGAATCAATATAAAGACTGGGGGGCATTGACCTACGCGGGACTCTGTCTTTCAACTACCATTGGTTATCGCCTTGCCGATCAGTGCATTGCAGTATCCCAAGGAGTGGCTCAAAGTATGAGTCAGCTTGCTCATTTCCCTGTAGATCGGATTACCGTCATTTATAATCCTCGGCCTACCTTTCCAGAACCTACGGAGGGTGAGCTAGAAAATATAGAACAACTGTGGAATATTCCTAGAGGACATCGCATTGTAACGGTAGGTACTCTTAAAGAACAAAAGAACCATGCCTTGCTCCTGCAGGCATTTGCCCAATTATCCTTTGCCAACAGTCGTTTAATGTTAGTCGGGCTAGGTCATATTGAAAATAACCTTAGGGGATGCTGTCGCATGGAGCTTTTACCCCGGCAAGAACTTGGGTGCCCTTGGGGATGCGGGGGCTATAACGACCAATAA
- a CDS encoding FkbM family methyltransferase has protein sequence MSSQDKPLVTFAVFAYNQEQFIREAIEGAFSQTYEPLEIILSDDCSSDRTFEIMQEMVANYKGKHTVIARRNPVNLMTAMHVSWVASEAKSQLLILNAGDCICHPQRVELIVQEWSKAGYKSPCLIHSDLHDFSGTVKKPNLTQQLTSFDYEERIKLLEKWLYKNQGMPFLAPTCAYTKDLFDNFAPLYSGVCEDGILFIRALMVASICYINKPLVKEIQLGVGTNHSYRNIDKWNKILMSRILTKYIIYKDCQNLRFLLDQDKYNLLSWSKSQVNNLSSLFLTSNDNLSIMSFILSILVNPSMGNFKNKIYFILVFLGIYELCKSKREATSRRIVRRIVQKLPKPTRNFLRALSNYLSRINHWFIIIRQIKAKTVGDNTNLLLSALYSLIVSSRNLLEWQDPQLIKDANVTVRNIGEFHIRAYSDDLWHVLPFREQAVLQTIRNKLQMGDFFIDSGANIGFYSVLASKLVGDTGKVLSIEMMPDTAAILNHHLQLNQCTNVEVIEFALSDQDNQEVIATVQEGKFGQATISKVDSQKKTDKEIAVKTITLDTLTKDISHIRLIKMDLEGAELQALQGAVLTLQKTDYLIFEERTREKEHNPVFQFLKKSGFELHQIDGNNWLAYRKGL, from the coding sequence ATGAGTAGCCAAGATAAGCCACTGGTCACTTTCGCCGTATTTGCTTATAACCAAGAGCAATTTATTCGCGAAGCGATTGAAGGCGCCTTTAGTCAGACCTATGAGCCATTAGAAATTATTCTTTCCGATGACTGCTCTAGCGATCGCACCTTTGAAATTATGCAGGAAATGGTTGCCAACTATAAAGGTAAACATACGGTTATTGCTCGCAGGAACCCTGTGAACTTAATGACTGCTATGCATGTCAGTTGGGTTGCCAGCGAAGCTAAAAGTCAATTACTTATTCTTAATGCGGGAGATTGCATTTGTCACCCTCAAAGAGTCGAGCTTATTGTTCAAGAGTGGTCTAAAGCAGGATACAAGTCTCCTTGCCTGATACACAGCGATCTACATGACTTTAGTGGCACGGTTAAAAAGCCTAACTTAACTCAGCAATTGACATCATTTGATTATGAGGAAAGAATAAAGCTATTAGAAAAGTGGTTATACAAGAATCAAGGAATGCCCTTTCTAGCTCCTACCTGTGCTTACACAAAAGACTTATTCGATAATTTTGCCCCTTTATACTCTGGGGTGTGTGAGGACGGTATCCTTTTCATTCGTGCACTAATGGTTGCAAGTATCTGCTACATTAACAAGCCATTAGTAAAAGAAATTCAGCTGGGTGTTGGAACTAACCATTCCTATCGCAATATAGACAAATGGAATAAAATACTGATGAGCCGCATTCTAACTAAATATATTATATATAAAGATTGCCAAAACCTTCGTTTCTTATTAGATCAAGACAAATACAATCTACTAAGTTGGTCAAAAAGTCAAGTAAATAATTTAAGCTCTCTATTTTTGACCTCTAATGATAACCTCTCAATTATGAGTTTTATTTTGAGTATTTTGGTCAATCCTTCAATGGGAAATTTTAAGAATAAAATTTATTTTATTTTAGTCTTTCTAGGTATTTATGAACTATGCAAATCAAAAAGGGAAGCAACATCTAGGAGGATAGTAAGAAGGATTGTTCAAAAATTACCTAAACCTACTAGAAACTTTTTGAGGGCTTTATCTAATTATCTAAGTCGCATAAATCATTGGTTCATTATCATTAGACAAATCAAAGCTAAGACAGTAGGAGATAATACAAATCTCTTGCTTTCAGCTTTGTATTCACTCATAGTTAGCTCGCGAAATTTATTAGAGTGGCAAGACCCTCAGCTTATCAAAGATGCTAATGTTACCGTCAGAAATATTGGTGAATTTCATATTCGAGCTTACTCAGATGATTTGTGGCATGTCCTACCCTTCCGTGAGCAAGCAGTTCTCCAGACAATTAGAAACAAACTTCAAATGGGTGACTTTTTTATTGATTCTGGAGCAAACATTGGTTTTTACTCCGTTCTTGCCTCGAAACTGGTTGGGGATACGGGCAAAGTTCTTAGTATTGAAATGATGCCAGACACAGCAGCAATCCTTAACCATCATTTGCAGCTTAATCAATGTACTAATGTTGAAGTTATTGAGTTTGCTCTCAGCGATCAAGATAATCAAGAGGTCATAGCTACTGTTCAGGAAGGAAAATTTGGTCAGGCAACTATTTCTAAAGTAGATTCACAAAAGAAAACGGACAAAGAGATAGCAGTCAAAACTATAACCTTAGACACACTTACCAAAGATATCTCTCACATCCGATTGATCAAGATGGATTTAGAAGGGGCTGAACTTCAAGCACTACAAGGAGCAGTTTTAACACTTCAGAAAACTGACTATCTAATTTTTGAAGAAAGAACTAGGGAAAAAGAGCACAATCCTGTATTTCAATTTCTCAAGAAATCTGGATTTGAGCTGCATCAAATTGATGGCAATAACTGGCTGGCGTACAGGAAAGGTCTATGA